The window CGTCGCCCGCGTAGATCGGAAAACTCGGCCGGTGGTTGATCTGCGGATCGTTGAAGCGGTGCAGGCGCTGGCTGAAGAAGCGGTAGAAGTAGACGAGCACGGGGTAGCGCTCGTCCTCGTCGTAATCGGCCGGCTTGATCAGCACGCCCTGCAGCGGCGTTCCGTCCACGCTCTCCCACTCGACGAGTTCGGCCGAGCCCAGGTCCAGGTCGTCGAGCCGGGGGTTGATCTCGGTGATCCTGCGCGGTCGGTCGAAGTCGGTGTCGGTGACCCAGAAGTCGGGGAACTCGGTGTAGCTCTCCTCGGTGTACACCACCACGTCGGCCTCGTCCGCGCGGCGGAATCCGGAGTAGAACTTGTCGTCCTGCCGCAGTTCGCGCACGCCGGCGGAGTCCATCGCACCCCGCCACACCGACGAGTTCTTGGCGCGCTCGTCGAAGCCGGTGAGCAGGAGCTCGGCGTCGGGGGCGAAGCCCTCCTTGTCGTCGTCGAGGTCGAGCACGCGGTAGATCCGCTGCTCGGCGCGGCCGCGGCCCTCGGTCAGGCAGACGGGCTCGCCACCGTCGGTCGGGAAGCGCCACACGTCGTACTTGTCGTGGATCAGCACGACCGAGTCGTCGTCGGCCCAACCGCCCACGCCGTAGCCCGGCGCGCTGCGCGGGTAGTCGTGGTCCTCGTTCGCGAAGGGAACCCCGAGGTCCTCGCCCAGACGCCGGTGGTCCTCGCGCTCGACGTCGTACAGCCACCACTGACCGTCACCGGTCGGGCGGTAGTAGGCGACGAAGCCGCCCTCGGGCGACAGCGAGACCGTGTCCTGCGTCTTCTCGACCACGAGGGTGCGTTGGCCGGTGTCGAGGTCGACGACGTAGTGGTCGGAGTAGAAGCCGTCCCAGGTCATCAGTTCGAGGTGCGGGACCATGGTCTCGCCGTGGGTCACGTGCGGGTTCTGCACGACGGCCACGTCGGGCATCGTTTCGTCGGCCAGGGACACGAGCGATGCGTCGGCGACGTCGACGACGGCGCGGTGGAGCTGCTCCTGCCGCTCCTCCCAGCTCGCCTTCTCGTGCGTCTTGATGCGCGGATCGTCCCAGTGCCACACGTCGACCTCGCGGTCGTCGCGGATCGCGTCGAGGTCGTAGGGATCGAAGTCCTCGACGGAGTCGCCTTCGCCCTCACCGTCGGCCGCATCCCCGCCCTCGTCGTCGGGATCGGACCCGGACTCGACCGGACGCAGCCCGACGAACAGACGCTCGCCGTCGCGGGTGAACTCGAGGTCGTTCTCGGTGGGATAGCGACGACCTTCCGGGGCCGGGACGCTGGTGACCGGTCCGACGTCGTCGCCGGCTCGCGGGCTCAGCAGTTCGAGGACGACGCCGGTGACGTTCTCGGGGTCGGAGGCGTCACCGCGTAGATAGGCCAGGCGAGCGTCCTCGGGAGCCCACGCCATGGCCGGGTAGGCGGTCTGCGGCGCTGCGTGAACGGTGGCCACACGCAGACCATCGTCGAGTGATCGCAGTTCGAGTCGATCGTCCTCGCCATCGGCCGTGGCGATCGTCAGGGCCAGCCACCGGGAGGTGGGGTCGAAGGCCATC is drawn from Candidatus Krumholzibacteriia bacterium and contains these coding sequences:
- a CDS encoding prolyl oligopeptidase family serine peptidase; this translates as MRRIAVRIVLLLLLLAPSRVMADRPMTWTDLMKMRKVHGTTMAENGSWLAFEARPGRGDGEVVVRATRGGDEYRIERGSAPRLSTDGAWGAAQQLAPFAVRETADEPPEPGAVLLRTEDGEQWSFERVKAYAFSDDGAWFALHFEADEPDSTEDAETVETEAEADETQADEEKREAGTRVAVLRLSDLERFEFESVVSMAFDPTSRWLALTIATADGEDDRLELRSLDDGLRVATVHAAPQTAYPAMAWAPEDARLAYLRGDASDPENVTGVVLELLSPRAGDDVGPVTSVPAPEGRRYPTENDLEFTRDGERLFVGLRPVESGSDPDDEGGDAADGEGEGDSVEDFDPYDLDAIRDDREVDVWHWDDPRIKTHEKASWEERQEQLHRAVVDVADASLVSLADETMPDVAVVQNPHVTHGETMVPHLELMTWDGFYSDHYVVDLDTGQRTLVVEKTQDTVSLSPEGGFVAYYRPTGDGQWWLYDVEREDHRRLGEDLGVPFANEDHDYPRSAPGYGVGGWADDDSVVLIHDKYDVWRFPTDGGEPVCLTEGRGRAEQRIYRVLDLDDDKEGFAPDAELLLTGFDERAKNSSVWRGAMDSAGVRELRQDDKFYSGFRRADEADVVVYTEESYTEFPDFWVTDTDFDRPRRITEINPRLDDLDLGSAELVEWESVDGTPLQGVLIKPADYDEDERYPVLVYFYRFFSQRLHRFNDPQINHRPSFPIYAGDDYAVFLPDVRFDVGNPGYAATKCLVPGVQELVDMGVADPDGIALHGHSWSGYQAAHVITQTDIFACAVAGAPVSNMVSAYGGIRWGSGLSRQFQYEKSQSRLGASLWERRDLYIENSPVFFADRIETPLLIQFGDEDEAVPWTQGIELYMAMRRLDKPAVMLQYRGEPHHLKQYPNKLDYSLRMKAFIDHFTKGAPAPEWWTEGVEYTGDAE